Proteins co-encoded in one Kribbella solani genomic window:
- a CDS encoding acyltransferase domain-containing protein gives MIGADADAEVAWVAAELGLSGAALAHLRVLAELGPPPVPINLAGLDGVLGRLELGDDDQSDTLASQPDPVRDAALWWLLERCHHQLVRGMGTTGPLPPWPDLPPETGAVGRFVYVWAFLATLPAVRAYHADRGIPDEDSWPILAVLGAQMANRRALYGEGGLHTRNWVTHHFRGAIYALDRLHFERQRCWFDARDQGGPGPGEPVLGLHIPEGRLTPKSVDAALDRARAFFRAHYADEQYRYATCVSWVLDPQLTEYLDAGTNIIRFQRRFALLPAADQDDSGTVVEFLFKRPLAELDTLPQATTLQRAVVDHIQAGRPWKFRTGWFPL, from the coding sequence ATGATCGGAGCAGACGCCGACGCCGAGGTCGCGTGGGTCGCGGCCGAACTGGGGTTGAGCGGTGCCGCGCTGGCGCACCTACGGGTGCTCGCGGAGCTCGGCCCGCCGCCCGTACCGATCAACTTGGCCGGCCTGGACGGCGTACTCGGTCGGCTTGAGCTGGGCGACGACGACCAGAGCGACACGCTGGCGAGTCAACCCGATCCAGTGCGTGACGCCGCGCTGTGGTGGCTGCTGGAACGGTGCCATCACCAGCTGGTACGCGGGATGGGTACGACCGGGCCGTTGCCGCCCTGGCCGGATCTTCCACCGGAGACGGGCGCGGTCGGCCGGTTCGTCTACGTGTGGGCGTTCCTCGCCACCCTTCCCGCGGTCCGCGCCTACCACGCCGATCGCGGCATCCCGGACGAAGATTCGTGGCCGATCCTCGCCGTACTCGGCGCGCAAATGGCGAACCGGCGGGCGCTGTACGGCGAAGGCGGCCTGCATACGCGGAACTGGGTCACCCATCACTTCCGCGGCGCCATCTACGCGCTCGACCGCTTGCACTTCGAGCGCCAGCGTTGCTGGTTCGACGCGCGCGACCAGGGCGGTCCCGGGCCGGGCGAACCCGTGCTCGGGCTGCACATCCCGGAGGGGCGACTCACCCCGAAGTCGGTTGACGCGGCCCTGGACCGGGCGCGGGCCTTCTTCCGGGCGCATTACGCCGACGAACAGTACCGGTATGCCACCTGTGTCTCCTGGGTGCTCGATCCCCAGCTGACCGAGTACCTGGACGCCGGTACGAACATCATCCGCTTCCAGCGGCGGTTCGCGCTGCTGCCGGCGGCGGACCAGGACGACAGCGGGACCGTCGTCGAGTTCCTCTTCAAGCGCCCCTTGGCGGAACTCGACACGTTGCCACAGGCAACGACGCTGCAGCGCGCCGTCGTCGATCACATCCAGGCCGGCCGGCCGTGGAAGTTCCGCACCGGCTGGTTCCCGCTCTGA